In bacterium, the following are encoded in one genomic region:
- a CDS encoding DUF2148 domain-containing protein, giving the protein MPIVKSQEAENYGIRVTATLMCTAARTAPKAKGVDNIVSCLVDKQEKQNVVETMRQIAKDFNNDTFARDADSVEKAHILVLIGTKISPVNLKLCGLCGFKNCVECVEKNGICIFNPGDLGIAVGSAVAIAADNRIDNRIMYTAGFAAVKLNLLGKEVKIAYGIPLSATAKNIFFDRKQSD; this is encoded by the coding sequence ATGCCAATTGTCAAGAGTCAAGAAGCAGAAAATTATGGTATCAGGGTTACAGCTACATTGATGTGCACGGCGGCGAGAACTGCTCCAAAGGCAAAAGGTGTTGATAACATTGTTAGTTGTTTAGTCGATAAGCAAGAAAAACAAAATGTAGTGGAAACTATGCGCCAAATTGCAAAGGATTTTAATAATGATACCTTTGCCAGAGATGCAGATTCGGTTGAAAAAGCCCATATTTTAGTTTTGATTGGAACTAAAATTAGCCCGGTTAATTTAAAATTATGCGGTTTATGTGGATTCAAAAACTGTGTAGAATGTGTTGAAAAAAATGGAATATGTATTTTCAACCCTGGAGATTTAGGTATCGCCGTTGGTTCTGCCGTAGCCATAGCTGCTGATAATCGCATCGATAATCGGATAATGTATACCGCTGGTTTTGCCGCAGTTAAATTAAATTTATTAGGCAAAGAGGTAAAAATAGCTTATGGAATTCCATTAAGTGCTACGGCAAAAAATATCTTCTTTGATAGGAAACAAAGTGATTAA
- a CDS encoding radical SAM protein, producing the protein MINLTKLSRASENIISEMVVGDKPIVVWNMTRQCNLSCRHCYISARDKKSMTELTTDEAKRFIYDLASLNVPVLLFSGGEPLLRKDIFELGEFAANLGIRSVISSNGTLISSSIALSIKNAGFEYVGISIDGLADVHNEFRGIKNGFQLSFEGIHNCQEAKLHTGIRFTVNKHNFEDLPALLDLAAKESIPRFCLYHLVYTGKGKEMIQDDLDLNTKINLINFLIFRATTISNMEILTVDNPADGIYFYIQEKEPHKKALIETLLKMAGGCSAGQKIANISPEGEIYPCQFWQDLSLGNVRKTPFSQIWQKNLNMCSQIKTRLKGKCGQCSYKDLCGGCRVRAKIIYGDYLAEDPACYIDGKR; encoded by the coding sequence GTGATTAATCTAACAAAACTTAGTCGTGCTTCGGAAAACATCATTTCAGAAATGGTTGTTGGTGATAAGCCAATAGTCGTCTGGAATATGACCCGACAATGTAATTTATCCTGTCGGCATTGTTATATTTCTGCCCGTGATAAAAAGTCAATGACAGAACTGACAACGGATGAGGCAAAGAGATTTATCTATGATTTAGCCAGTCTTAATGTGCCGGTGCTTCTTTTTAGTGGTGGAGAGCCACTTTTACGAAAGGATATTTTTGAACTGGGTGAATTTGCCGCTAATTTGGGCATTCGATCGGTTATTTCATCTAATGGAACATTAATTTCCTCCAGTATAGCACTTTCAATAAAAAATGCTGGTTTTGAATATGTGGGTATCAGTATCGATGGACTTGCGGATGTCCATAATGAATTTCGAGGAATAAAAAATGGTTTTCAACTATCATTTGAAGGAATCCATAATTGTCAGGAGGCAAAATTACACACCGGAATAAGATTTACAGTTAATAAACATAATTTTGAAGATCTACCCGCATTGCTTGATTTAGCCGCAAAAGAATCTATCCCAAGATTCTGCCTCTACCATTTAGTTTATACAGGTAAAGGCAAAGAAATGATTCAGGATGATTTAGACCTTAACACTAAGATAAACCTGATTAATTTTTTGATTTTTAGAGCCACCACAATCTCAAATATGGAAATACTCACAGTTGATAATCCAGCAGATGGAATTTATTTCTACATCCAGGAAAAAGAACCTCATAAAAAAGCCTTGATAGAAACCTTGCTTAAAATGGCAGGAGGATGTTCTGCTGGACAAAAGATTGCTAATATCTCCCCGGAAGGTGAAATTTATCCCTGTCAATTCTGGCAGGATTTGTCATTAGGAAATGTCCGCAAGACGCCATTTTCTCAAATCTGGCAAAAAAATCTAAATATGTGTTCACAGATAAAAACGAGATTAAAAGGTAAATGCGGTCAATGTTCATATAAAGATTTATGTGGTGGGTGTAGGGTTAGGGCAAAGATAATTTATGGTGATTATTTAGCCGAGGACCCAGCCTGTTACATTGATGGAAAAAGGTAA
- the pyrE gene encoding orotate phosphoribosyltransferase, whose translation MEIEGNIISLLLKTGGLLRGHFLLSSGLHSPQYLQCALVLQHPKRAEYLGKELAKKFNKKDIDVVIGPALGGIIVAHEVARALGTKALFAERVEDKMQLRRGFKINYGEKVLVVEDVITTAGSVKEVMELVKELNGIVVGVGALIDRSQGKLDLGIPLKTLAKLNIETYSRETCPLCKQQLPLVKPGSREI comes from the coding sequence ATGGAGATAGAAGGGAATATAATTTCACTATTACTTAAAACTGGTGGACTTCTTCGTGGGCATTTCTTGCTTTCATCAGGATTGCATAGCCCCCAATACTTGCAATGTGCACTTGTCCTCCAACATCCTAAACGGGCAGAATATTTAGGTAAAGAATTAGCTAAAAAATTCAATAAAAAAGATATAGATGTTGTCATAGGACCTGCCTTAGGGGGAATAATTGTTGCTCATGAGGTTGCCCGGGCATTAGGGACAAAGGCACTTTTTGCCGAACGGGTTGAAGATAAAATGCAACTTCGACGCGGATTTAAAATAAATTATGGAGAAAAAGTGTTAGTCGTCGAAGATGTAATTACTACTGCCGGCTCGGTAAAAGAGGTAATGGAATTAGTTAAAGAGTTGAATGGCATAGTTGTTGGTGTAGGAGCGTTAATTGATAGAAGTCAAGGGAAACTAGATTTAGGTATTCCACTAAAAACATTAGCTAAACTAAATATCGAGACTTATTCCAGAGAAACCTGCCCATTATGCAAACAACAATTACCATTAGTCAAACCAGGCAGTAGAGAAATATAG
- a CDS encoding response regulator: MNDVNLLICEDDEDIAEILSRYFVSCGFKTEIAKNGKEALKILEKTNFNIAFIDIMMPQMNGIDFLKQLKEVSPHTEAIIVTAYSSLDTAISAMRLGAVDYIQKPVELEKLEKVTKNILKKQEVVKREEAQLNETIRKLKEINEITAKENGKLLEEIHALSKFKKNWTKKLSFEIRTPVTIIKGYAQLLQDMAKDDETKEYLSVIIAQCERLVGETLEVMNEDISPL, encoded by the coding sequence ATGAATGATGTTAATCTTTTAATCTGTGAGGATGATGAAGATATAGCTGAAATCCTTAGCAGATATTTTGTTTCTTGTGGCTTTAAAACTGAAATCGCAAAAAATGGAAAAGAGGCACTAAAAATACTGGAAAAGACGAATTTCAACATAGCCTTTATCGATATAATGATGCCACAGATGAATGGGATAGATTTCTTAAAGCAATTGAAAGAGGTAAGCCCCCATACAGAGGCAATAATCGTTACTGCGTATAGCTCTCTTGATACCGCCATCTCTGCTATGAGACTTGGTGCGGTTGATTATATCCAAAAGCCAGTGGAACTTGAAAAATTAGAGAAGGTAACAAAAAACATTCTTAAGAAACAAGAGGTGGTAAAAAGAGAAGAGGCTCAATTAAATGAGACCATTAGAAAACTAAAGGAAATAAATGAAATAACGGCTAAAGAAAACGGAAAACTCCTGGAAGAGATTCATGCCCTTTCTAAATTCAAGAAGAATTGGACAAAAAAACTCTCTTTCGAGATAAGAACACCGGTAACGATTATTAAAGGGTATGCCCAATTACTGCAAGATATGGCAAAGGATGATGAGACTAAAGAATATCTATCGGTGATAATTGCCCAATGTGAAAGGCTTGTTGGGGAAACATTGGAGGTAATGAATGAAGATATTAGTCCTCTGTGA